A region of the Desulfobacter postgatei 2ac9 genome:
GGAGCAAAGGGTATTAAAATCATCTGCTCGGGTCGGCTGGGTGGTGCTGAAATGGCCAGAACCGAATGGTACAAGGAAGGCAGAATCCCCTTGCACACGCTTAGAGCAGATGTAGATTACGGATTCATTGAAGCCAAGACCACCTATGGACTCATCGGTATTAAGGTGTTCATATTTAAGGGTGAAGTTTTAAGCCCGGGTGAACAGACTCTGGCAACTAATTAGAGGCAATAAGGAGAAATTAGCAAATGCTGAGTCCCAGAAATGTCAAATTCCGCAAACAATTCCGCGGTAGAACCAAAGGAACGCCCACGCGGGGCAACACATTGAGTTTTGGAGATTTTGGGCTCCAGGCTGTGGAATGCGGGTATGTTAATGCAAGACAGATTGAGGCAGCCAGGGTCGCGATGACCAGAAAAGCAAAAAGACAGGGTAAAAGCTGGATTCGTTTTTTTCCTGATCATCCCATTACCAAGAAACCGGCTGAAGTCAGAATGGGTAAGGGTAAAGGCGCAACAGATGCCTGGGTGGCAAGAGTAAAACCGGGCAAGATTCTCTATGAAATGGAAGGCGTTGACAGAGAATTGGCCAAAGAAGCCTTAAGGCTGGCTGCCAGAAAACTTTCCGTCAAAACCCGTTTTGTGGAAAGGAGAAAATAATGTTAAAGGCCAGTGAAATCAGAGATATGGATGCAGGCCAGATTAAAGATAAGATCTTTGAGCTCAAAAAGGAACTGTTTAACCTTCGTTTCCAGAATAATGTTGGTCAGCTCCCGAATACAGCCAATCTGTCCAGTGTAAGAAAAAACATCGCCAGACTTTACACGATTTCCAAAGAAATGAATATCAAAATTAGCTAATTAACGAGTATCGATATGGAAACTATTAAAAAAAATAAAAAAGAGCTGATTGGTCTGATCGTGTCCGACAAAATGGATAAGTCCGTGGTGGTCGGGGTTGAAAGATTTGTACAGCATAAGATGTATAAAAAATTCATCAAACGCTACAAAAAATATCAAGCCCATGATGAGAAAAATGAATGCAGGATTGGTGACGAAGTCAAAATTATCGAAACCAGGCCGCTAAGTAAACACAAACGGTTTCGGATTACTGAAATTGTTAAAAAAGCGGTATAGTGTCTAAGGAGTTGAATAATGATTCAAAGTGAAAGCAGACTGACAGTCGCTGACAATTCAGGCGCCAAGGAACTATACTGCATTAAAGTACTTGGCGGTTCTAAAAGAAGATACGCCACCATCGGAGATGTTATTATTGTTTCCGTTAAAGAGGCTATTCCCAATTCAAAGGTCAGTAAGGGAGATGTAGTCCGGGCCGTTATTGTCAGAACGACAAAAGAGATCTCCCGGCCCGACGGATCATCCATCCGTTTTGATGATAATTCCGCTGTTGTGATTAACAAAAATAACGAACCGGTGGGAACCCGTATTTTCGGACCCGTGGCCAGGGAACTTCGCGCGAAGCGTTTTATGAAGATCATTTCCCTTGCTCCGGACGTACTTTGATCCAAGGCCAGGGAGACAGAATTAAGTCATGAAAATAAGAATAAAAAAAGACGATAAAGTCAAGGTATTGACCGGCAAGGACAAGGGGAAAATCGGCAAGGTGCTCAAGGTTGTCAAAAAGACGAACCGCATCGTTGTTGAAAATATCAACATGGTCAAAGTTCATCAGAGACCTTCCCAGGCAAATCCCCAGGGGGGAATTGTTGAAAAATCCATGCCCATGGATGTGTCCAATCTTATGCTGATGTGTAATTCCTGTGTAACACCAACCCGCATCGGAATCAAACAGCTTGAAGATGGAAAGCGGGTAAGAGTCTGTAAAAAATGCAATCAGCAAATAGACTCATAACACCTACAGCCGGAGAAAATAAATGACTACACTTAAGGAAAAGTATACCAACGAAGTGGTTGCTGCACTGACTGAAGAGTTTAAATACACCAATCAGTGCCAGGTGCCCAAGTTGGAAAAAGTTGTACTGAATATGGGGCTTGGTGAGGCGGTTAGAAATCCGAAAATTGTTGAAACAGCAGCCCAGGAACTTGGATTGATTGCAGGGCAGAAAGCAGTGATTACCCGCGCAAAAAAACCCATCGCAAATTTTAAATTACGTGCCGATCTTCCCATTGGCTGCAAAGTGACCCTGAGACGGGAAAAAATGTATGACTTTCTTGACAGACTGATCAACATTGCTCTTCCCCGTGTAAGGGATTTTAAAGGGATTTCAGGAAAGGCATTTGATGGCCGCGGCAATTACAGCTTAGGTATCACAGAGCATATCATTTTTCCTGAAATTGATTATGATAAAACCGACGCCATCAAGGGCCTCAATGTAACGGTTGTCACCACAGCCAAAACCGATGAAGAAGGAAAAGCGTTTCTGAAATTGATTGGAATGCCCTTTAAAAACTAAGGACCTAAGGAGGAAGATCGTTTGGCTAAAAAAGCTTTAATCGCAAAGGCACAAAGAGAACCCAAATTTGGTGTACGGGCTTACAACAGGTGCCCCTTATGCGGTAGACCACGTGCATTTATTAGAAAAGCTGGTATCTGCAGAATTTGTTTTAGAACGCTTGCCTCACAGGGTAAACTGCCGGGCGTAACCAAGTCTTCTTGGTAGTGTTATTTCAGATTCTAACGATTATTTAAATATCAGCTTATTTAAGGAGATTTTCAAATGGCAACTAGTGATCCCATTGCAGACATGCTGACCATAATCAGAAATGGTGGTAAAGCCGGTCTGTCCAAGGTGGATATCCCCGGATCAAAAATTAAACTTGAAATGGTGCGGGTGCTGAAGGAACAAGGGTATATTAAAGATTACAAATTTCTAGAAAATGAGACCCAGGGTGTTATCCGGGTGGTCCTGAAATATGTTTCAGAAGGCGAACCCACTATTTTTGGTATACAGCGCGTCAGCAAGCCCTCCTGTAGGGTGTACGCCAAATCAAAAAATATCAAGCCGGTATTAAATGGCTTAGGTATTTCCATCATTTCGACTTCTAAGGGGTTGATGACCGACAAGCAGGCAAAAGAAGCAAAGGTCGGCGGTGAAATTCTTTGTAACGTATGGTAAGACAGGAGCTATAATATGTCCAGAATAGGAAAAAAGCCGGTTCAGCTTCCAGATAAGGTTCAAATTACCCTTGATGGCGATATCATCAATGTCAAAGGGCCTAAAGGCAGCCTTCACCGCAAGCTGCATCCGGCAGTTAATATTGCAATTGATAATCAGGTGTTGAATGTGAGCACCGACACCTCCGATAAAAAGAAAGTGGCGCTGCAGGGGCTTTACAGGTCTCTTATATATAATATGGTGCATGGCGTCACAGAAGGTTATGAGAAAAAACTGGTACTTTCCGGCATTGGTTACCGGGCTGAGACCAAAGGAAAAAGTTTGGTACTGTCTGTGGGGTATTCAAACCCTGTCGATTTTGCCCTTCCTGATGGTGTAACTGCAGCGGTTGATAAAAACGTCGAAGTTACCCTTGCCTGTATAGATAAAGAGCTTTTGGGCCAGGCTGCAGCAAACATCAGAGCTATTAGACCTCCCGAGCCTTATAAAGGCAAAGGCATTATGTATGCTGATGAAAGAATTATCAGAAAAGCAGGTAAGACTGCTGGTAAAGATTAAAAGGTGGGGAATATAGATTATGGCAAATACATCACCAAGACTAGTCGCACGGCTTAAAAGAAAAAAACGGATTAGAAAAAATATATTTGGCAACCAGGAACGTCCTCGACTTAGCGTTTTCAGAACAGCCAGGCATATTTATGCCCAGATTATAGACGACACAAAAGGTATTACGCTGGTAGCAGCGTCAACCCTTGACAAAGAATACAAAGACACGCCTGTGGATGGAAAAAAGCAGGATGTTGCAAAGTCTGTGGGCAACCTTATCGGCAAAAGGGCAATGGATAAAGGAATTAAAAAGGTTGTTTTTGACCGGAATGGATTCCTTTTTCACGGACGCGTAAAAGCACTTTCAGACGGGGCCCGGGAAGCCGGTCTTGAATTCTAATTAAGGAGGAACACCCTTGGCAAGACAACAACAGCAGATGGAAGATACAGGTCTGATAGATAAGGTCGTCAGAATTAACCGTGTTGCGAAGGTCGTTAAAGGTGGGAGGAACTTTACCTTTACTGCCCTGGTTGTGGTAGGTGATGGTGAAGGCAGTGTGGGATACGGGCTTGGAAAGGCCCAGGAAGTTCCTGAAGCCATTAAAAAGGGAATGGAAAAAGCCAAACGGAATATGAAAAAGGTCGCTATCTTGAACGGCACGGTTCCCTTTGAAGTTTTGGGCCACGCCGGATCCGGTCGGGTCCTGCTTAAACCGGCTTCTCCCGGGACTGGCCTGATTGCAGGTGGTGGTATCCGTGCGGTCCTTGAAGCAGCTGGCGTAACTGATATTTTGACCAAATGTATTGGTTCCCACAACACCCAGAATATTGTAAGAGCCACCATGGCCGGCCTCCAGTCCTTGTGTACCAAGGAGGAAGTTGCCAAAAGACGCGGGCTTAAACCTGAAGAAATATAAAGAGGCGGACAATGGCTGATAAAATTAAAATTACGCAGATAAGAAGCACTATCGGCCGTCCTGCAAAGCATGGACGGATTATACGCTCTCTGGGCATTAAACGGATGCACCACACTGTGGAGCACAATAATACCCCTGTGATCATGGGTCAGGTGAAAAAGGTTTCACACCTGGTGAAAGTAGAGGAGGTTTAGGATGCAATTACATGATCTGGCCCCTGCCCCCGGCAGCAGAAAAAATAGAAAAAGAATCGGGCGTGGTCCCGGCTCCGGTATGGGTAAGACCTCTACGAAAGGGCATAAAGGACTTAAGGCACGTTCCGGTGGATCTGTCCGTCCAGGTTTTGAAGGTGGGCAGATGCCTATTTACAGGCGGCTGCCCAAACGCGGGTTTAAAAACTATCTGTTTAAAACCCACAATGCAGTTCTCAATGTCAAAGATCTTGACAGATTTGATGACGGGTCCGAGATCACAGAGGCCG
Encoded here:
- the rplO gene encoding 50S ribosomal protein L15 — its product is MQLHDLAPAPGSRKNRKRIGRGPGSGMGKTSTKGHKGLKARSGGSVRPGFEGGQMPIYRRLPKRGFKNYLFKTHNAVLNVKDLDRFDDGSEITEAVLREVGLVKGAVDGVKLLGNGEVTKKFVLKDILVSQNAKEKIETAGGSIE
- the rpsQ gene encoding 30S ribosomal protein S17: METIKKNKKELIGLIVSDKMDKSVVVGVERFVQHKMYKKFIKRYKKYQAHDEKNECRIGDEVKIIETRPLSKHKRFRITEIVKKAV
- the rpsE gene encoding 30S ribosomal protein S5, producing the protein MARQQQQMEDTGLIDKVVRINRVAKVVKGGRNFTFTALVVVGDGEGSVGYGLGKAQEVPEAIKKGMEKAKRNMKKVAILNGTVPFEVLGHAGSGRVLLKPASPGTGLIAGGGIRAVLEAAGVTDILTKCIGSHNTQNIVRATMAGLQSLCTKEEVAKRRGLKPEEI
- the rplP gene encoding 50S ribosomal protein L16; protein product: MLSPRNVKFRKQFRGRTKGTPTRGNTLSFGDFGLQAVECGYVNARQIEAARVAMTRKAKRQGKSWIRFFPDHPITKKPAEVRMGKGKGATDAWVARVKPGKILYEMEGVDRELAKEALRLAARKLSVKTRFVERRK
- the rpsH gene encoding 30S ribosomal protein S8, producing the protein MATSDPIADMLTIIRNGGKAGLSKVDIPGSKIKLEMVRVLKEQGYIKDYKFLENETQGVIRVVLKYVSEGEPTIFGIQRVSKPSCRVYAKSKNIKPVLNGLGISIISTSKGLMTDKQAKEAKVGGEILCNVW
- the rpmC gene encoding 50S ribosomal protein L29, whose product is MLKASEIRDMDAGQIKDKIFELKKELFNLRFQNNVGQLPNTANLSSVRKNIARLYTISKEMNIKIS
- the rplF gene encoding 50S ribosomal protein L6 — protein: MSRIGKKPVQLPDKVQITLDGDIINVKGPKGSLHRKLHPAVNIAIDNQVLNVSTDTSDKKKVALQGLYRSLIYNMVHGVTEGYEKKLVLSGIGYRAETKGKSLVLSVGYSNPVDFALPDGVTAAVDKNVEVTLACIDKELLGQAAANIRAIRPPEPYKGKGIMYADERIIRKAGKTAGKD
- the rplN gene encoding 50S ribosomal protein L14; its protein translation is MIQSESRLTVADNSGAKELYCIKVLGGSKRRYATIGDVIIVSVKEAIPNSKVSKGDVVRAVIVRTTKEISRPDGSSIRFDDNSAVVINKNNEPVGTRIFGPVARELRAKRFMKIISLAPDVL
- the rplE gene encoding 50S ribosomal protein L5, coding for MTTLKEKYTNEVVAALTEEFKYTNQCQVPKLEKVVLNMGLGEAVRNPKIVETAAQELGLIAGQKAVITRAKKPIANFKLRADLPIGCKVTLRREKMYDFLDRLINIALPRVRDFKGISGKAFDGRGNYSLGITEHIIFPEIDYDKTDAIKGLNVTVVTTAKTDEEGKAFLKLIGMPFKN
- the rplR gene encoding 50S ribosomal protein L18, yielding MANTSPRLVARLKRKKRIRKNIFGNQERPRLSVFRTARHIYAQIIDDTKGITLVAASTLDKEYKDTPVDGKKQDVAKSVGNLIGKRAMDKGIKKVVFDRNGFLFHGRVKALSDGAREAGLEF
- the rpmD gene encoding 50S ribosomal protein L30, with product MADKIKITQIRSTIGRPAKHGRIIRSLGIKRMHHTVEHNNTPVIMGQVKKVSHLVKVEEV
- a CDS encoding type Z 30S ribosomal protein S14; this encodes MAKKALIAKAQREPKFGVRAYNRCPLCGRPRAFIRKAGICRICFRTLASQGKLPGVTKSSW
- the rplX gene encoding 50S ribosomal protein L24 produces the protein MKIRIKKDDKVKVLTGKDKGKIGKVLKVVKKTNRIVVENINMVKVHQRPSQANPQGGIVEKSMPMDVSNLMLMCNSCVTPTRIGIKQLEDGKRVRVCKKCNQQIDS